ATAAGCTATCTCCTTTTTTAACCTTTCAACATATTCAACTATTTCCCTCGGTATCTCCCTCCCCATCTTCAATCCCCCTTTCTGGCCTAAGATGAGGAAAGAGGATTACATCCCTTATTGAAGGAGCACCTGTTAATATCATCACAAATCTATCTATACCGATGCCTATCCCTGCCGCAGGAGGCATACCGTATTCAAGAGCCCTAACGAAATCCTCATCCATTGGGTGAGCTTCTTCATCTCCCTTTTCGCGCTTCCTAGCTTGCTCTTCAAAGCGAGCCTTTTGATCAAAAGGATCATTAAGTTCAGAGAAAGCATTAGCTATTTCAAATCCTCCAATGAAAAGCTCAAACCTATCAGTTAACTCAATCTTATAAGGATTTCTTTTAGCTAAAGGAGAAACCTCAACAGGATACTCTATTACAAAGGTAGGCTGAATAAGCTTCTTTTCGACAAGCTCTTCAAAAACCTCAAACATGAGAGCAGGAAGGCTATCTGCCTTCTCAACATTTATACCTTTACCCCGGACAACCATTTTCGCTTCTTCAAAACTACTTATGGAGTCAAAATCTATACCTGCGTAAAGCTTGATCGCATCCTTCATGGTAATCCTTTTCCAAGGAGGAGTGAAATCTATAATTTCCCCATTGTACTCTACCCTTAGATCCCCTATCACTTCCTTCACCACATAGCTTATGCATTCCTCAAAAAGTTTTATCATATCATCATAATTGGCATAAGCCCAGTAAAGCTCAAGAGATGTAAACTCTGGATTGTGTTGAGTAGAAATCCCTTCATTCCTAAAGTTTCTCCCTATCTCGTAAATCCTCTCAAACCCTCCCACAAGCAACCTTTTTAAGTAAAGCTCAGGAGCTATCCTTAAGTAGAGCTTCATATCAAGTGCATTATGATAAGTTACAAATGGTCGCGCTGCTGCTCCCGTAGCTATAGGTTGAAGTATAGGAGTTTCTACCTCTATAAACCCTTTTGAATCAAGAAACTCTCTAAAAAGCTTTATAACTTTACT
This DNA window, taken from Synergistota bacterium, encodes the following:
- the lysS gene encoding lysine--tRNA ligase; its protein translation is MKLIEIDEIYRQRLSKLERLREETGYDPFKVDRYEKRNSADEIKRRFFYLKGDEVANEEVSVAGRIITLRIHGKAGFAHLRDQTGDIQLYFQYDRLGEEKYSFFKNWVDTGDIIGAKGFPFRTRRGELSVWVTDFSLLTKALRALPEKWHGLKDVETRYRQRYLDLIANLESRKRFLIRSKVIKLFREFLDSKGFIEVETPILQPIATGAAARPFVTYHNALDMKLYLRIAPELYLKRLLVGGFERIYEIGRNFRNEGISTQHNPEFTSLELYWAYANYDDMIKLFEECISYVVKEVIGDLRVEYNGEIIDFTPPWKRITMKDAIKLYAGIDFDSISSFEEAKMVVRGKGINVEKADSLPALMFEVFEELVEKKLIQPTFVIEYPVEVSPLAKRNPYKIELTDRFELFIGGFEIANAFSELNDPFDQKARFEEQARKREKGDEEAHPMDEDFVRALEYGMPPAAGIGIGIDRFVMILTGAPSIRDVILFPHLRPERGIEDGEGDTEGNS